One window from the genome of Candidatus Eremiobacteraceae bacterium encodes:
- a CDS encoding type II secretion system protein — translation MKRLQKGFTLIELMIVIAIIAILAAILIPNFIHARAESQTSACEDNEKAIATAMEEYAVDNAGQYTQTLPSSYLLQQPRDPVDGSSYVIDASANGSYGSYQITDSGGHDQTTMGNLNQSGGTTCGQATCTSVLFNQNSGLLGK, via the coding sequence GTGAAGAGGCTGCAAAAGGGATTCACGTTGATCGAGCTGATGATCGTCATCGCGATCATCGCGATTCTGGCTGCCATCCTTATCCCAAACTTCATCCATGCGCGTGCGGAATCGCAGACATCGGCCTGTGAGGACAACGAAAAGGCCATCGCCACCGCGATGGAAGAATACGCAGTCGACAACGCCGGCCAGTACACTCAGACCCTGCCGTCCAGCTATCTTTTGCAGCAGCCGAGAGACCCGGTCGACGGATCCTCGTACGTCATCGATGCCTCTGCTAACGGCTCATACGGATCCTATCAGATAACCGACTCGGGTGGTCACGACCAGACCACGATGGGCAACCTGAATCAGAGTGGCGGAACGACCTGCGGTCAGGCCACCTGCACTAGCGTCCTCTTCAATCAAAACTCGGGATTGCTCGGCAAGTAA